Proteins encoded in a region of the Pelmatolapia mariae isolate MD_Pm_ZW linkage group LG16_19, Pm_UMD_F_2, whole genome shotgun sequence genome:
- the slc22a3 gene encoding LOW QUALITY PROTEIN: solute carrier family 22 member 3 (The sequence of the model RefSeq protein was modified relative to this genomic sequence to represent the inferred CDS: inserted 1 base in 1 codon; substituted 1 base at 1 genomic stop codon) yields MANVDKLIMQIXDFGPFQRKIATLGLFPXFAFVLVGVVFLGHTLDHWCWSHGSEGLREECGWSDVKVRDVTIPHSEQSGSFSRCERFAVDWSESQKKYDELDWQWISNATQTVACESRWVFDENRTTIVSEVIFRSWLADLHQVSLACGFFIGTFVTGYPAVRFIMHQ; encoded by the exons ATGGCAAACGTGGACAAACTCATCATGCAGATATGAGACTTTGGGCCATTCCAGAGGAAGATTGCCACACTTGGTTTATTTC TTTTCGCTTTTGTACTTGTTGGAGTTGTTTTCTTAGGCCACACTCTGGATCACTGGTGCTGGAGTCATGGATCTGAGGGCCTCCGGGAGGAATGTGGATGGAGTGATGTCAAGGTGCGGGATGTGACCATTCCCCACTCAGAACAGTCTGGATCTTTCAGCCGTTGTGAGAGATTTGCAGTGGACTGGAGCGAAAGCCAAAAGAAATATGATGAACTTGACTGGCAGTGGATTTCTAATGCAACCCAGACGGTGGCGTGCGAAAGCAGATGGGTGTTTGATGAAAACCGCACCACTATTGTTTCTGAGGTAA TTTTTAGATCCTGGCTCGCCGACCTGCATCAAGTTTCTCTGGCATGTGGATTTTTCATTGGAACTTTTGTGACAGGTTACCCAGCTGTCAGGTTTATTATGCACCAATga